A single region of the Diadema setosum chromosome 14, eeDiaSeto1, whole genome shotgun sequence genome encodes:
- the LOC140237570 gene encoding proteasome subunit beta type-4-like, which produces MDLIGENGSSFWTNGPRPGAFYDPPGGIKCASSGPAKRTLNPIVTGTSTLGLKFNGGVVIAADMLGSYGSLARFRNISRVSKVNDNTVISGAGDYADFQYLTEILEQKIIDDECLNDGHSFTPKALFSWLTRVMYNRRTNFNPLWNAFVLGGFHNGESFLGIVDKIGVAYESPHVASGFGAYVALPLLREAYEKNNSMTEQEARAVMERCLKVLFYRDARSFNRYEIAVVTEKGVTIDPPASSQTNWDIAPMVEGYE; this is translated from the exons ATGGATCTCATAGGGGAGAATGGCTCGAGTTTCTGGACTAATGGACCACGTCCCGGAGCTTTTTACGATCCTCCAGGAGGAATTAAGTGCGCATCTTCTGGCCCAGCTAAACGTACTCT AAACCCCATTGTAACAGGTACATCTACTCTGGGATTGAAGTTCAATGGAGGAGTGGTTATTGCTGCAGATATGTTGGGCTCATACGGCTCACTTGCTCGCTTCAGAAACATCTCCAGggtgtcaaaggtcaatgacAACACAGTCATATCTGGAGCTGGGGACTATGCCGATTTCCAGTACCTGACAGAGATCTTGGAACAAAAGAT CATCGATGATGAATGTCTAAATGATGGACATAGCTTCACACCCAAGGCCTTGTTCTCGTGGCTTACCCGAGTCATGTACAACAGGAGGACAAACTTCAACCCCCTCTGGAATGCATTTGTTCTAGGTGGCTTCCACAATGGAGAAAG TTTTCTGGGCATTGTTGACAAGATTGGAGTAGCCTATGAATCCCCCCATGTAGCTAGTGGCTTTGGGGCATACGTAGCACTG CCCCTGTTGCGAGAAGCGTATGAGAAGAACAACAGCATGACAGAGCAGGAGGCACGAGCAGTGATGGAGCGATGCCTCAAAGTTCTCTTCTACAGGGATGCAAGGTCCTTCAACAGG TATGAAATTGCTGTTGTCACAGAGAAGGGAGTGACAATAGACCCACCAGCATCCTCACAGACCAACTGGGATATAGCACCCATGGTAGA GGGGTATGAATGA